A stretch of Oncorhynchus mykiss isolate Arlee chromosome 26, USDA_OmykA_1.1, whole genome shotgun sequence DNA encodes these proteins:
- the LOC110506638 gene encoding tryptophan 5-hydroxylase 1, giving the protein MYSNKIDGPRRGRSFDSMSSSLHTCYEEKQLNNEMKKCTFSKIDKNKDNKSSSWENGRSLEKGRTAIAFSLKNEVGGLVKALKLFQENHVNLVHIESRKSRRRGSEFEIFVDCDSSHEQLKELTELLHKHAANVVDMDHDQPDNSSLPEEDTEDIPWFPKTISDLDMCANRVLMYGLDLDADHPGFKDNIYRKRRKHFADLAMSYKHGEPIPHIEFTEEEVKTWGVVYRELNKLYPTHACREYLKNLPLLSKHCDCREDNIPQLEDVSHFLRERTGFIIRPVAGYLSPRDFLAGLAFRVFHCTQYVRHSSDPLYTPEPDTCHELLGHVPLLAEPSFAQFSQEIGLASLGASDESVQTLATCYFFTVEFGLCKQEGKMRAYGAGLLSSISELKHALSGNAKIMPFDPKVTCKQECIITTFQDVYFVSESFEEAKVKMREFAKTIKRPFTVRYNPYTHSVDVLKDTSSINSMVEDLRHELDIVGDALQRLNKHYAV; this is encoded by the exons ATGTATTCAAACAAGATTGACGGGCCGCGCAGAGGAAGGTCTTTCGACTCTATGAGTTCTTCATTGCACACTTGTTACGAGGAAAAGCAACTGAATAATGAG ATGAAAAAATGTACATTCAGCAAGATCGACAAGAACAAGGACAACAAGAGTTCATCTTGGGAGAATGGTCGGTCTTTAGAAAAGGGTCGCACGGCCATTGCCTTCTCGCTCAAGAATGAAGTTGGCGGGCTAGTTAAGGCACTAAAACTTTTTCAA GAGAACCACGTCAACCTTGTTCACATCGAGTCCCGAAAATCGAGGCGGCGTGGCTCAGAGTTTGAGATCTTTGTTGACTGTGACAGCAGCCACGAGCAACTCAAGGAGCTCACTGAGCTGCTACATAAGCATGCCGCCAACGTAGTTGATATGGACCATGACCAACCTGACAATTCCAGCCTGCCTGAAGAAG ACACTGAAGATATTCCCTGGTTCCCAAAGACAATCTCGGACCTGGACATGTGTGCTAACCGTGTCTTGATGTATGGCTTAGACCTGGATGCTGATCACCCA GGCTTCAAGGACAACATCTACCGCAAAAGAAGGAAACACTTTGCTGATCTTGCCATGAGCTACAAACA tGGGGAACCGATTCCGCATATTGAGTTcacagaggaggaggtgaagaCCTGGGGTGTGGTCTATCGGGAGCTCAATAAGCTGTATCCAACCCATGCTTGCCGGGAGTACCTGAAGAACCTGCCACTGCTCTCCAAGCACTGTGACTGCAGGGAGGACAACATCCCCCAGCTGGAAGATGTGTCACACTTCCTCAGAG AACGCACAGGCTTTATCATCCGGCCCGTGGCAGGTTACCTCTCCCCACGAGACTTTCTGGCAGGTTTGGCTTTCCGGGTTTTCCACTGCACTCAGTATGTTCGCCACAGCTCTGACCCGCTCTACACACCTGAGCC AGACACATGTCATGAGCTTTTGGGTCATGTCCCTCTGCTGGCGGAGCCTAGTTTTGCCCAGTTCTCCCAGGAGATAGGTCTGGCTTCTCTGGGGGCCTCAGATGAGTCTGTCCAGACGCTGGCCACC TGTTACTTTTTCACAGTAGAGTTTGGCCTGTGTAAACAGGAGGGAAAGATGAGAGCCTACGGCGCTGGACTTCTCTCCTCTATCAGTGAGCTGAAG CATGCACTCTCTGGCAATGCAAAGATCATGCCCTTTGACCCCAAAGTCACCTGCAAGCAGGAGTGCATTATCACGACATTCCAAGATGTCTACTTTGTGTCAGAGAGCTTTGAAGAGGCCAAAGTCAAGATGAG AGAGTTTGCCAAGACCATCAAGCGTCCGTTTACAGTGAGGTACAACCCTTACACCCACAGTGTGGACGTGCTGAAGGACACATCCAGTATCAACAGCATGGTGGAGGATCTGAGACATGAACTGGACATCGTGGGCGACGCCCTACAGCGCCTTAACAAACACTACGCTGTCTGA